The Phycisphaerae bacterium sequence GTGAAGGTCGAGCCGCAGGGCCGCGAACTCGCCCCAGTACCACAGGCCGAAGTTCCCCGGCTGGCAGAAGTTCATGTTGTTGCCGAAGAACGAGTGGCTCTGCCAGAACCAGCGGAGGTCGTCGGCTTTGAAATAGAATTCGATCGTCCCGCGATTCGGATCGAATAGCGGGTTCCATTCGGCGGGCAGCCGCAGGCCGCCCTGGCCGAGGGTCGCCGCCTGACCGAACCGGCCGGGCGCGTAGGAGATTTTCGCCTCCGGCAGCGGGGCGCCATCGGGCGATCCCTCAGCCGTCACGTCGCCGTCAAAGCGGAACAACAGCGTGCCGGCCTCATCGAAGTCCGGCCGGGCCGACCATGCCAGCTCCTGAGCCGTCGCCACACCGGACGCCAGCATCCATCCGATCGCCGCGGCCAACCCTACCGACTTGACCATCCGTGAACCTTTCAAAGGACTCTCGTGAAAATTGCACGTCACCGGTGCTACTGCTCCGTACTGATCCAACTGTGGACCCACGCGATCGTCTCTCGCGTGGTCGGATGCGACGGCATCGGGACCACCCGCGGCTGACCGAGCCACTCGACGTGCAGATCGCAGAATAGCACGTTCGTGCCTCGATAGGCGTGCGTCTGGCCGTAGGTTCCGTAGTATTCGTGCCCACCCGTCTCCGCGGCGTTCCAATTGCCGTGCATCCATCCGCCCGCCTTTTCCGTCGTCAACAGATGCTTGGCCGGCTCCACCAAGTGGCCGTAGGTCCACGAGGGATAGAAGTGCACCGCATCGTTGCGGCCGAGGGTGTCCGGGCCGAGCCAGATCGCCCGCGTGTACTGGCCGGCGGCGTTCCAGTTCGACTGGAACGATGCGTTTTGGCTATACGACCGCGTTTCGCGTCCGTCCGTGAACGTCGTCTTGTCGGCTGGACAACGGAACACCGCTGTGGCCTTGGTGTACTCGAACACGTACGAATCCCACGTCCGGCCATCCTTCCACCATGCCGGATTGACCGGATGGCGGACGACGTTGGGCGGATAGACGCTGTAGGCATCCGTGTAGAAGCAGTAGCCCAGCGCGATCTGCTTGAGGTTGCTGCCGCAGACCGCCTGGTGGGCCTGGGCCCGC is a genomic window containing:
- a CDS encoding LamG domain-containing protein — protein: MVKSVGLAAAIGWMLASGVATAQELAWSARPDFDEAGTLLFRFDGDVTAEGSPDGAPLPEAKISYAPGRFGQAATLGQGGLRLPAEWNPLFDPNRGTIEFYFKADDLRWFWQSHSFFGNNMNFCQPGNFGLWYWGEFAALRLDLHLPGDCGYLTCQMPEDTEWHHFAVTWDCDSGIRMYVD
- a CDS encoding DUF1559 domain-containing protein, which codes for MPKRCMAFTLIELLVVVAIIAVLVAILLPALTAARAQAHQAVCGSNLKQIALGYCFYTDAYSVYPPNVVRHPVNPAWWKDGRTWDSYVFEYTKATAVFRCPADKTTFTDGRETRSYSQNASFQSNWNAAGQYTRAIWLGPDTLGRNDAVHFYPSWTYGHLVEPAKHLLTTEKAGGWMHGNWNAAETGGHEYYGTYGQTHAYRGTNVLFCDLHVEWLGQPRVVPMPSHPTTRETIAWVHSWISTEQ